In Fervidobacterium sp., a single window of DNA contains:
- a CDS encoding flagellin, whose product MRISNNVSMWAIRYLQNFQTQQGLQQQSIAQATIPFRQDISSSVIGERIRSQINGYREAMVSTYNAIGVMNVAEGGIQSITTNLQRMRELAVQASNSTLSENERAALQREFSELSQGINKVVQQTTYNNRQVLGGDIRNMEVQLGPNQGQKMTVTLPSMDIRSLGLENVNINSTENAQNALKTLDQVISNVSNTRSYIGSTVNRLESAARNLSETMLNLTSSVSVLTGTDMARSIMDWVRNRLQIQATAGVISQSNVNSLNVLRLLG is encoded by the coding sequence ATGCGTATAAGTAATAACGTTAGTATGTGGGCGATAAGATATCTTCAAAATTTTCAAACACAACAAGGGTTACAACAACAGAGCATAGCACAAGCTACTATACCATTTAGGCAAGATATATCTTCAAGTGTTATAGGTGAGAGAATACGCTCACAAATTAATGGTTATCGTGAAGCAATGGTGAGCACCTATAATGCGATAGGTGTGATGAATGTTGCTGAAGGAGGTATTCAAAGTATTACAACCAATTTACAAAGGATGCGTGAGCTTGCAGTTCAGGCTTCAAATAGTACACTGAGTGAAAATGAGAGAGCAGCTTTACAACGAGAGTTTTCAGAACTTTCTCAAGGGATCAATAAAGTTGTACAGCAAACAACTTACAACAACAGGCAAGTACTTGGCGGTGATATAAGAAATATGGAGGTCCAACTTGGTCCAAATCAAGGTCAAAAAATGACGGTTACCCTCCCAAGCATGGACATTAGGTCCTTAGGACTCGAGAATGTTAACATAAACAGTACAGAAAACGCACAAAACGCTTTGAAAACATTAGACCAGGTAATTTCCAATGTATCAAATACCAGGAGTTATATAGGTTCAACTGTAAACAGACTTGAGAGTGCAGCAAGAAATTTAAGTGAAACTATGCTGAATCTTACTTCCTCGGTAAGTGTATTAACAGGCACAGATATGGCACGCAGTATTATGGATTGGGTGAGAAACAGACTTCAAATACAAGCAACAGCTGGTGTAATTTCTCAATCGAATGTCAATAGTTTAAACGTTTTGAGGTTGCTTGGATAA
- a CDS encoding 6-phosphofructokinase: protein MRALYAQSGGVTSVINASAYGVIDEARKNGLEILVGINGVTGILKEKFLDATELDIEFLRYTPAGAFGSCRKKMKSDADIEKLFEILRKNDIKYFFYNGGNDSMDTAWRVQVEAQKRGYELKVVGVPKTIDNDLPHTDHCPGYGSAAKYIAIAMMEASLDLRSMYVDSTQVFVMEIMGRHAGWLAAAAGLGWINGIGADVILLPEKPFNKDEFLGAVEKVISQKGYCSIAVAEGLKYPDGFFVSDMGYTDSFGNRQLGGVGFTIAGMVRSELGLKTHVAIPDYLQRSGRHIASAVDLHEAEMCGRMAVKYALEDNYGVMVTMERVSNSPYQIKYGSVPLNLVAEQTRELSKDFYDGYMITDKFFSYALPLIEGEVYPPFKNGLPEYRIL from the coding sequence ATGCGAGCACTTTACGCACAATCAGGAGGAGTTACAAGTGTTATTAATGCAAGTGCATATGGAGTTATTGATGAGGCAAGAAAAAATGGTCTTGAGATACTTGTCGGTATTAATGGTGTGACGGGGATACTCAAAGAGAAATTCCTCGACGCAACAGAGTTGGATATTGAGTTTCTTAGGTATACACCCGCGGGAGCGTTTGGTTCTTGTAGAAAGAAGATGAAAAGTGATGCTGATATAGAGAAGTTATTTGAAATACTGAGGAAGAATGATATTAAGTATTTTTTTTACAACGGTGGTAACGATTCAATGGACACAGCATGGCGTGTACAAGTGGAGGCTCAAAAACGAGGTTATGAACTCAAAGTTGTTGGTGTTCCAAAAACGATAGACAACGACCTACCTCACACTGATCATTGTCCGGGATATGGTTCTGCAGCAAAGTATATCGCTATAGCGATGATGGAAGCCTCTCTTGATTTAAGAAGCATGTATGTCGATTCAACCCAGGTTTTTGTTATGGAAATAATGGGTAGACATGCTGGCTGGCTGGCTGCTGCAGCAGGACTTGGATGGATAAATGGCATAGGGGCTGATGTTATTTTGTTGCCAGAAAAGCCATTTAATAAAGATGAATTTCTTGGTGCTGTAGAAAAGGTAATTTCACAAAAGGGCTATTGCTCGATCGCCGTGGCTGAGGGGCTCAAGTATCCAGATGGTTTCTTTGTATCTGATATGGGATACACTGATAGTTTTGGTAACAGACAACTTGGAGGTGTAGGTTTTACAATTGCTGGAATGGTTAGATCAGAGCTCGGGCTAAAGACCCACGTAGCTATCCCTGACTATTTACAAAGAAGTGGTCGACATATAGCAAGTGCTGTTGATTTGCATGAAGCAGAAATGTGTGGAAGAATGGCCGTAAAATATGCGTTGGAAGATAATTATGGTGTAATGGTAACTATGGAACGTGTATCTAATAGTCCATATCAAATAAAGTATGGTTCTGTTCCATTAAACCTTGTAGCAGAACAAACGAGAGAACTCTCAAAAGATTTTTATGATGGCTATATGATAACAGATAAATTTTTCTCTTATGCATTGCCTCTTATCGAAGGTGAAGTTTATCCACCTTTTAAAAATGGATTACCGGAATATAGGATTTTATAA
- a CDS encoding MATE family efflux transporter, whose protein sequence is MARVDVLNERIEYSIFHLAWPLVISNAFQTLYNIVDSYFLGKLGSVQFSASTITWPVIFTFISLAIGFSNAGIAIVAQNYGKRDIDAVRKSIGQLYIVTIAIGVLSTVLGIASASFIVKTIAGSKSYSVIPYAKAYYIVDMLGLPLVFIINATTSTMRAVGDSQFGMRITLYMNLLNILFDPILIFGIGPFPKLGVEGAAWATNIGRFVAALISIYHVVSKKAVVSVSRKDLKPDWKIIALIFKLGLPNALGMSITSAGFAVIMKYVAMFGPAVISAYGIGNRIINLVSMVSFGLAGAVSTMVGQFVGARRFQDAEKTVKTAFLWNVVIIGILSTITFIYGKQVTRFFINDSEVITMGEIFFKYISFSMPIFTAYMIYNNALIGAGKTFLTMIGDVLRLWGIRIPIIAFLSMTLGFKGVFIGMIISNLIVFLITYLFFKLSNWRKVVV, encoded by the coding sequence ATGGCAAGGGTAGATGTTCTTAACGAAAGAATTGAATACTCTATATTTCATTTAGCTTGGCCTCTTGTGATTTCAAATGCATTTCAGACATTGTACAATATAGTGGATTCCTATTTTCTTGGGAAGCTTGGATCAGTTCAATTCTCAGCTTCTACAATAACGTGGCCGGTTATCTTTACCTTTATCTCATTGGCGATTGGCTTTTCAAATGCAGGTATTGCCATAGTTGCCCAAAATTATGGAAAACGGGATATTGACGCCGTAAGGAAATCTATAGGACAGTTATACATTGTTACAATTGCTATTGGTGTGTTATCAACTGTATTAGGTATTGCATCTGCGTCTTTTATAGTAAAAACTATAGCAGGTAGCAAGAGTTATTCGGTTATTCCATATGCAAAAGCTTACTACATAGTGGACATGTTGGGCTTACCATTAGTTTTTATTATAAATGCTACAACCTCTACTATGAGGGCAGTTGGAGATTCGCAGTTTGGCATGAGAATTACACTTTATATGAATTTGCTTAACATACTCTTTGATCCAATATTGATCTTTGGAATAGGACCGTTCCCAAAACTTGGAGTTGAGGGAGCTGCTTGGGCAACCAACATTGGAAGATTTGTAGCAGCGCTGATTTCGATTTATCATGTTGTCTCAAAAAAAGCCGTTGTTAGTGTATCAAGAAAGGATTTAAAGCCTGATTGGAAGATAATAGCGCTGATCTTTAAACTAGGATTACCTAATGCACTCGGTATGTCTATTACCTCTGCAGGCTTTGCTGTGATTATGAAGTATGTTGCTATGTTTGGACCGGCTGTTATAAGTGCTTATGGAATTGGCAACAGAATTATAAATCTTGTTTCAATGGTATCCTTTGGGTTAGCTGGGGCAGTCTCTACGATGGTTGGACAATTTGTGGGGGCAAGAAGATTCCAAGATGCTGAAAAGACAGTTAAAACGGCGTTTTTATGGAATGTTGTTATCATCGGTATATTATCCACGATTACGTTTATTTATGGTAAACAAGTCACAAGATTTTTTATCAATGACTCGGAAGTTATTACTATGGGTGAGATATTTTTCAAGTATATATCTTTTTCCATGCCGATATTCACTGCATACATGATTTATAATAATGCACTCATAGGAGCCGGTAAGACATTTTTGACCATGATAGGAGATGTACTCAGACTTTGGGGAATTAGAATACCAATAATCGCCTTTCTTTCTATGACGCTTGGTTTTAAAGGGGTATTTATAGGAATGATCATAAGTAATCTCATTGTTTTTTTGATAACCTATCTGTTTTTCAAACTCTCTAATTGGAGAAAAGTTGTGGTATAA
- the fmt gene encoding methionyl-tRNA formyltransferase produces the protein MRILFMGTPEFAAEYLRYLLVNKFNVVAVISQKDKPRGRGLKLLPTPVKEVALQYHIPVFQPANLNKEGLEIINEYKPDIGIVVAYGRLIKSPFLDTIPLYNVHTSLLPKYRGPAPMQRAIENGDRVTGVTIFKINEGMDEGDIALQEEFEIGDCETFGDLYKRFIDIGTKLLGRFLNSYPVALRPQEHSKATYAPKIEKEDLYIDFSKTACDVRNKIRAYDPSPGARCILNNVEVKLFGACKTESTSEHILEDEEPGTIVRIDKSTEEGVLRAKDGYVHVKYIQFPGKNKITFYAAKNGGVVKEGMCFLSQVFGE, from the coding sequence ATGCGGATCTTATTTATGGGGACTCCAGAATTTGCCGCTGAATATTTACGTTATCTCTTAGTAAACAAGTTTAACGTAGTAGCGGTTATTTCACAAAAAGACAAACCAAGGGGTAGAGGGCTAAAATTATTACCAACACCTGTTAAAGAAGTGGCTTTGCAATATCATATCCCTGTTTTTCAACCGGCGAATTTGAATAAAGAAGGTTTAGAGATAATAAATGAATATAAACCAGATATAGGTATTGTAGTTGCTTATGGAAGGCTTATAAAAAGCCCTTTTCTTGACACAATTCCACTGTACAATGTACATACTTCCCTCCTCCCAAAGTACCGAGGACCCGCACCTATGCAGAGAGCTATCGAGAACGGTGACAGAGTAACAGGAGTTACTATATTTAAAATAAACGAAGGAATGGACGAAGGAGATATTGCTTTGCAGGAAGAATTTGAAATCGGAGATTGTGAGACCTTTGGGGATCTATACAAGAGATTCATAGATATTGGTACCAAGCTTCTTGGGAGATTTTTGAATTCTTATCCAGTTGCACTTAGACCTCAAGAACACTCAAAAGCTACATATGCACCAAAAATAGAAAAGGAAGATCTATACATTGATTTTTCAAAAACAGCTTGCGATGTCAGAAATAAGATACGCGCTTACGATCCATCCCCAGGTGCTAGGTGCATTTTAAACAATGTTGAAGTTAAATTATTTGGAGCCTGTAAAACAGAAAGCACGTCGGAACATATATTAGAAGATGAAGAGCCAGGAACAATTGTAAGGATTGATAAATCAACAGAAGAAGGGGTACTAAGAGCTAAGGATGGTTATGTACATGTGAAATACATACAGTTTCCTGGAAAAAATAAAATCACTTTCTATGCGGCGAAAAATGGTGGGGTTGTAAAAGAAGGAATGTGTTTTTTAAGTCAGGTTTTTGGAGAATAA
- the lgt gene encoding prolipoprotein diacylglyceryl transferase, producing MKSKIVTFSIIISIAIAIGLFFFLREVFSGRVILREYIFQVGKFQLRWYSLCIATGILTSYVLAKRRLKNYPIKDEDLDEGLFWGIISGIIGARAYYVAFNWSYYSKYPSEIWKIWHGGLAIHGAIFGVLLMIFIYSKIKKYFTFFHATDLFTSVLPLGQAIGRWGNFFNYEAYGRPTNLPWRMYIPPEKRIPGFDTAEFFHPTFLYESLWDLSIFVFLYFFAEKKKREYGETTALYLILYSLGRFLIESLRLDSLMAGGMRAAQLVSLVLIGIGASWYGYILGRSRKSNREEKDQTK from the coding sequence GTGAAAAGCAAAATTGTAACATTTTCAATTATCATCTCTATAGCCATCGCTATAGGGTTATTTTTCTTTTTACGTGAGGTCTTTTCTGGTAGAGTTATACTTAGAGAATATATATTCCAAGTAGGTAAATTTCAGTTAAGGTGGTACAGTTTATGTATTGCTACAGGAATATTGACATCCTATGTGTTGGCAAAAAGGAGATTAAAAAACTATCCTATTAAAGATGAAGACCTTGATGAGGGGTTATTTTGGGGTATCATATCCGGTATTATAGGTGCAAGAGCTTATTACGTTGCCTTTAACTGGTCATATTATTCAAAATATCCATCAGAAATCTGGAAAATATGGCATGGTGGATTGGCAATTCATGGTGCAATATTTGGTGTGTTGTTAATGATATTTATCTATTCGAAGATAAAGAAATATTTTACATTTTTTCATGCAACAGACTTGTTTACTTCTGTCTTACCACTAGGGCAAGCAATTGGTAGGTGGGGAAATTTCTTTAATTATGAAGCATACGGAAGACCAACAAATTTACCATGGAGGATGTATATACCACCGGAAAAAAGAATTCCTGGATTTGATACGGCAGAGTTTTTTCATCCTACATTTTTGTATGAAAGTTTATGGGATCTATCAATCTTCGTGTTTTTGTATTTCTTTGCCGAGAAAAAGAAACGAGAATACGGAGAAACAACGGCGCTATATTTAATTCTGTATTCCTTGGGAAGGTTCTTGATAGAATCGTTAAGACTTGACAGCTTGATGGCTGGTGGAATGAGGGCAGCCCAACTTGTAAGTCTTGTGTTAATTGGAATAGGTGCCTCATGGTACGGTTACATCCTTGGAAGATCGCGCAAATCAAACAGAGAAGAAAAAGATCAAACGAAATAG